A genome region from Musa acuminata AAA Group cultivar baxijiao chromosome BXJ3-5, Cavendish_Baxijiao_AAA, whole genome shotgun sequence includes the following:
- the LOC135638128 gene encoding dof zinc finger protein 2-like, protein MDTPRWRPQAEGLVDPLLQDFAFSTDKGDTCTTTRPQAAERRPRPHKEQALGCPRCNSTNTKFCYYNNYSLAQPRYYCRTCRRYWTDGGSLRNVPVGGVSRKNKRSSLFTTAAAANSSSSASMTAALATVSTSKKLHADRVPPSISLSTSSEAPKFHEGHDRNLAFRQHGLPEHSDFPTLESSSGRAAVGALSAIELLLVPNARGIGPFMPMPMPLSDYSTGFGLKEFRPPTLSFPYGISGGSSGGYERLRGVQESDDGKLLLPFEDLKPVVDSNNVADRGKAAGDPPRFWNGNIGGGGSW, encoded by the exons ATGGATACTCCCCGGTGGCGTCCTCAG GCCGAAGGGCTGGTCGATCCCCTGCTGCAGGACTTTGCTTTCTCCACCGACAAAGGCGACACCTGCACCACTACCAGGCCGCAGGCGGCGGAGAGGAGGCCAAGGCCACACAAGGAGCAGGCCCTCGGCTGCCCCCGGTGCAActccaccaacaccaagttctgctactacaacaactacagcctCGCCCAGCCCCGCTACTACTGCAGGACTTGCCGGAGGTATTGGACCGACGGTGGGTCTCTGAGGAATGTCCCTGTGGGCGGCGTCTCCAGAAAGAACAAGAGATCCTCTCTCTTCaccactgccgccgccgccaactCTTCCTCCTCTGCCTCGATGACAGCCGCGTTAGCTACTGTCTCGACTTCCAAGAAGTTGCATGCTGACCGCGTCCCTCCATCCATCTCTCTCTCCACCAGCTCCGAAGCTCCAAAGTTCCACGAGGGACACGACCGCAACCTGGCGTTCCGCCAACATGGCCTCCCCGAGCACAGTGACTTCCCCACCTTAGAAAGCAGCAGTGGTCGTGCCGCTGTCGGTGCCCTCTCTGCCATCGAGTTACTGTTGGTGCCCAATGCAAGAGGCATCGGGCCGTTCATGCCGATGCCGATGCCATTATCGGATTACTCGACTGGATTTGGACTCAAAGAATTCAGGCCACCTACCCTTAGTTTTCCTTATGGAATCAGTGGAGGCAGTAGTGGCGGGTATGAGCGCTTGCGGGGTGTGCAGGAGAGTGATGATGGTAAGCTGCTGTTACCTTTCGAGGACTTAAAGCCAGTAGTCGATTCAAACAATGTTGCAGATAGGGGAAAAGCCGCCGGGGATCCTCCCAGGTTCTGGAATGGCAACATCGGAGGAGGAGGCTCATGGTAG